One genomic region from Nocardioides plantarum encodes:
- a CDS encoding ATP-binding cassette domain-containing protein, translating into MTDTSTAARPTKPDPEGPTGRVATPARTVDWRRLRKASVGWAMGASFLGALGKTLGTVVAGSLADGPTEALVWLLALVVVGGAVLDTVGRTVWSAVVDRAEGKLRGDLLEAALHQPLVELHEQAVGEVLDRVDDDTHEVGALLRRQVWDALRTVFAAVPMWVVAGLTWWPAWFLFPIFGYVAWRVMRPLLPEVKRLTVLEEMAWTDHAAAMEEGVSGRDDLRTSLGQAHVVRRLAALSGAVHHRFADLLRMQTKITLRTGLLLHALLTGIAIAGVALVVDDDLSVGRLVTLFLVTSTFVGQVDQMARHLPDLQAGLGAVIRLRQVLDTEPEPVGGLPLPEGSLAVELRDLHFAYDEGSFALRDVDLHVPAGHTIALVGRTGSGKSTLASLVSRAVDPHPGTLFVGGVDVLDLDLQQLRAAVGVVTQRTEILAGTLADNITLFTDVPRERVLAAVTELGLDAWVDGLPEGVDTLLGPGGTTLSAGEEQLVAFARLLVRDVQVVVLDEATARMDPLTESLVVLASDRLLRGRTGLLVAHRLSTTARAELVAVLEAGRVVQTGPREVLAQQPGPFRRLLDASHGDEIDPTAEPAEPAEPVAGVAPVDADPVDPADVGPAGAVGGARRTGEPPVLPVVGNGPSLARGITHALLVRPWWGAFAAGLFLLQALVGAFGAITGWVWGNLVQDLQEGRGGHPTTWWLSIALALCIMAAPVIITEAIKRYPRWWIEVMLRVRMSMLIGQTEQHRLTRTPPGEVVARSMDADRYARYADRWVDFINGLAIVVVTCIAGQSLFAGGVLLAVMIGSAAASSLGRPIAGRSAAESSAARARFGRSLVSALESARTVKLAAATPSVHRHLKSVDQGRVEAAVFEHRVQAVLDGVPVVMVQAGVVAAWATYFLGGWNLATAILVSGAVNGFDWFGRVAGAVVTEAPGVRAWQKASSRLAGGVDLVSQRPGVDLVAGTAPAPAEVPRTPLQALTLRDVAAVHDDGTRGVVGVDLTVRAGELVLLLGQVGSGKSSLLSALAGLVEHTGSIRWNDVEVTDAEAFLRPGQVAHVAQVPRVLSGTFGDNVLLGHDRVFDRAVADARLERDLDDAGGADAVVGHRGVRLSGGQVQRLALARALAADTELLLADDVSSALDAATEVELWAALRERGAAVIGATSKRAALEQADTVVVLVDGEVAASGPWRELSGAWGHLAG; encoded by the coding sequence ATGACCGACACCTCGACCGCCGCGCGACCCACCAAGCCCGACCCCGAGGGCCCGACGGGTCGGGTCGCCACCCCCGCCCGCACGGTCGACTGGCGACGGCTGCGCAAGGCCTCGGTCGGGTGGGCCATGGGAGCCTCCTTCCTGGGTGCCCTCGGCAAGACCCTCGGCACCGTGGTCGCCGGCTCGCTCGCCGACGGTCCGACCGAGGCCCTGGTCTGGCTGCTTGCGCTGGTGGTGGTCGGCGGGGCCGTGCTCGACACCGTCGGACGCACGGTCTGGTCGGCCGTGGTCGACCGCGCCGAGGGCAAGCTGCGCGGCGACCTGCTCGAGGCCGCGCTCCACCAGCCCCTGGTCGAGCTGCACGAGCAGGCCGTCGGCGAGGTCCTCGACCGGGTCGACGACGACACGCACGAGGTCGGCGCGCTGCTGCGCCGCCAGGTCTGGGACGCGCTGCGCACCGTCTTCGCCGCCGTGCCGATGTGGGTGGTCGCCGGCCTGACCTGGTGGCCGGCGTGGTTCCTCTTCCCGATCTTCGGCTACGTCGCCTGGCGGGTCATGCGGCCCCTGCTGCCCGAGGTCAAGCGGCTCACCGTCCTGGAGGAGATGGCCTGGACCGACCACGCCGCCGCGATGGAGGAGGGTGTCTCGGGCCGTGACGACCTGCGCACCAGCCTGGGCCAGGCCCACGTCGTACGCCGGCTGGCCGCGCTGTCCGGCGCCGTCCACCACCGCTTCGCCGACCTGCTGCGCATGCAGACCAAGATCACCCTGCGCACCGGGCTCCTGCTCCACGCCCTGCTCACCGGCATCGCCATCGCCGGGGTCGCGCTGGTCGTCGACGACGACCTGTCCGTCGGTCGCCTGGTGACGCTGTTCCTCGTGACCAGCACCTTCGTCGGCCAGGTCGACCAGATGGCCCGCCACCTGCCCGACCTGCAGGCCGGGCTCGGGGCCGTGATCCGGCTGCGCCAGGTGCTCGACACCGAGCCCGAGCCGGTCGGGGGCCTGCCGCTGCCCGAGGGCTCCCTCGCCGTCGAGCTGCGCGACCTCCACTTCGCCTACGACGAGGGCTCCTTCGCGCTGCGCGACGTCGACCTGCACGTCCCTGCCGGCCACACGATCGCCCTGGTCGGTCGCACCGGCTCGGGCAAGTCGACGCTGGCCTCGCTCGTCTCGCGCGCGGTCGACCCCCACCCCGGCACCCTGTTCGTCGGCGGGGTCGACGTCCTCGACCTCGACCTGCAGCAGCTGCGCGCCGCCGTCGGCGTGGTCACCCAGCGCACCGAGATCCTGGCCGGCACCCTGGCCGACAACATCACGCTCTTCACCGACGTGCCCCGCGAGCGCGTCCTGGCCGCGGTCACCGAGCTCGGCCTCGACGCGTGGGTCGACGGCCTCCCCGAGGGCGTCGACACCCTTCTCGGGCCCGGTGGCACGACGCTGTCCGCGGGGGAGGAGCAGCTCGTCGCGTTCGCCCGCCTGCTCGTGCGCGACGTCCAGGTCGTCGTCCTCGACGAGGCGACCGCGCGGATGGACCCCCTCACCGAGTCGCTCGTGGTGCTCGCCTCCGATCGGCTGCTGCGTGGCCGCACCGGCCTCCTGGTCGCGCACCGGCTCTCCACGACGGCGCGCGCCGAGCTGGTCGCGGTCCTCGAGGCCGGGCGCGTGGTGCAGACCGGACCCCGTGAGGTGCTCGCCCAGCAGCCGGGGCCGTTCCGCCGGCTCCTCGACGCCAGCCACGGTGACGAGATCGACCCGACCGCCGAGCCCGCCGAGCCCGCAGAGCCCGTCGCGGGCGTCGCTCCTGTCGACGCCGACCCCGTCGACCCTGCCGACGTCGGTCCGGCGGGTGCGGTGGGCGGTGCCCGCCGTACCGGTGAGCCTCCCGTGCTGCCCGTCGTCGGCAACGGCCCGAGCCTGGCCCGCGGCATCACCCACGCGCTGCTGGTGCGGCCGTGGTGGGGCGCGTTCGCTGCCGGGCTGTTCCTGCTCCAGGCCCTGGTGGGCGCGTTCGGCGCGATCACCGGCTGGGTCTGGGGCAACCTCGTCCAGGACCTCCAGGAGGGCCGCGGCGGACACCCCACCACGTGGTGGCTCTCGATCGCGCTCGCGCTGTGCATCATGGCGGCCCCCGTCATCATCACCGAGGCCATCAAGCGCTACCCGCGCTGGTGGATCGAGGTCATGCTGCGGGTGCGGATGTCGATGCTGATCGGCCAGACCGAGCAGCACCGCCTGACCCGCACCCCGCCCGGTGAGGTCGTGGCGCGCTCGATGGACGCCGACCGCTACGCGCGCTACGCCGACCGCTGGGTCGACTTCATCAACGGCCTCGCGATCGTCGTGGTGACCTGCATCGCGGGCCAGAGCCTGTTCGCCGGCGGCGTGCTGCTCGCGGTCATGATCGGGTCCGCCGCGGCGTCCTCGCTCGGCCGGCCGATCGCCGGCCGCTCGGCCGCGGAGTCCTCGGCGGCGCGCGCCCGGTTCGGCCGCTCGCTCGTCTCGGCCCTCGAGTCCGCACGCACCGTCAAGCTCGCCGCCGCCACGCCGTCGGTCCACCGACACCTCAAGTCGGTCGACCAGGGCCGGGTCGAGGCCGCCGTGTTCGAGCACCGGGTGCAGGCCGTCCTCGACGGGGTGCCCGTGGTGATGGTCCAGGCCGGCGTGGTCGCTGCCTGGGCGACCTACTTCCTCGGCGGCTGGAACCTCGCCACCGCCATCCTCGTCTCCGGCGCGGTCAACGGCTTCGACTGGTTCGGCCGGGTGGCCGGCGCCGTCGTCACCGAGGCACCCGGCGTGCGCGCCTGGCAGAAGGCGTCCAGCCGGTTGGCCGGCGGCGTCGACCTGGTGTCGCAGCGTCCCGGCGTCGACCTGGTCGCCGGGACGGCCCCGGCCCCGGCCGAGGTGCCCCGCACCCCGCTGCAGGCCCTCACGTTGCGTGACGTCGCGGCCGTGCACGACGACGGCACCCGCGGGGTCGTCGGCGTCGACCTCACCGTGCGCGCCGGCGAGCTCGTGCTGCTGCTCGGTCAGGTCGGGTCGGGCAAGTCCAGCCTGCTCTCGGCCCTGGCCGGTCTGGTCGAGCACACCGGCTCGATCCGGTGGAACGACGTCGAGGTCACCGACGCCGAGGCCTTCCTGCGACCCGGCCAGGTCGCCCACGTCGCCCAGGTCCCGCGGGTGCTCTCCGGCACCTTCGGCGACAACGTCCTGCTCGGCCACGACCGCGTCTTCGACCGCGCCGTCGCCGACGCCCGCCTCGAGCGCGACCTCGACGACGCCGGCGGCGCCGACGCCGTGGTGGGCCACCGCGGCGTACGCCTCTCGGGCGGACAGGTCCAGCGGCTCGCCCTGGCCCGCGCCCTGGCCGCCGACACCGAGCTGCTGCTCGCCGACGACGTCTCCAGCGCCCTCGACGCGGCCACCGAGGTCGAGCTGTGGGCGGCCCTGCGCGAGCGCGGCGCCGCCGTCATCGGCGCCACCTCCAAGCGGGCCGCCCTCGAACAGGCCGACACCGTCGTCGTCCTCGTCGACGGCGAGGTCGCCGCCTCCGGCCCGTGGCGCGAGCTGTCCGGGGCCTGGGGCCACCTCGCGGGCTGA
- a CDS encoding NADP-dependent isocitrate dehydrogenase: MADTSKIIYTHTDEAPLLATYSLLPIIAAYAAKAGVDVETRDISLAGRVLAQFGLADDALAELGELATRPEANIIKLPNVSASVPQLKAVIKELQDQGFDLPDYPESASSEEDREVRAKYDRTKGSAVNPVLREGNSDRRAPLSVKNYAKAHPHRMGAWSADSRTNVATMGEHDFFSNEKSVVIPADDTLRIEHVGVDGTVTVLKAETKVLAGEVVDGTFMDVAALRRFLTEQIARAKADGVLFSAHLKATMMKVSDPIIFGHVVQAFFPTLFDQYGEQLKAAGISPNDGLGALLAAADSLPEGEAIRAAVTQGLAEGPAIAMVDSDKGITNLHVPSDVIIDASMPAMIRQSGHMWGPDGEEADTLAVIPDSSYAGVYQTVLDDCRAHGAFDPATMGSVPNVGLMAKAAEEYGSHDKTFEVPAAGTVRVVASNGDVLIEHDVQPGDIWRACQTKDAPIRDWVKLAVTRARASGTPAVFWLDANRAHDANLIAKVEAYLPEHDTDGLTIEIMPPAEATAYSLERIRKGEDTISVTGNVLRDYNTDLFPILELGTSAKMLSIVPLMNGGGLFETGAGGSAPKHVQQLVKENYLRWDSLGEFFALAASFDHLSDYAGNKGAKVLGETLDKATGTFLENDKSPTRRIGGIDNRGSHFYLGLYWAQEIAAQTDDTDLAAVFKPFAERLAAAEDTIVAELNAVQGSPADIGGYYRPDEAKAEQVMRPSATLNEALAAF, encoded by the coding sequence ATGGCTGACACGTCGAAGATCATCTACACCCACACCGACGAGGCGCCGCTGCTGGCGACGTACTCCCTGCTGCCGATCATCGCGGCGTACGCCGCCAAGGCGGGCGTCGACGTCGAGACGCGCGACATCTCCCTGGCCGGGCGGGTCCTGGCGCAGTTCGGTCTCGCCGACGACGCCCTCGCCGAGCTCGGCGAGCTGGCGACCCGGCCCGAGGCCAACATCATCAAGCTGCCCAACGTCTCGGCGTCGGTGCCCCAGCTCAAGGCCGTCATCAAGGAGCTGCAGGACCAGGGCTTCGACCTGCCCGACTACCCCGAGAGCGCGTCCTCCGAGGAGGACCGCGAGGTCCGCGCCAAGTACGACCGGACCAAGGGCTCCGCGGTCAATCCCGTGCTGCGTGAGGGCAACTCCGACCGACGTGCGCCGCTGTCGGTCAAGAACTACGCCAAGGCCCACCCGCACCGCATGGGGGCCTGGTCGGCCGACTCCAGGACCAATGTCGCCACCATGGGCGAGCACGACTTCTTCTCCAACGAGAAGTCCGTGGTGATCCCCGCCGACGACACCCTGCGCATCGAGCACGTCGGCGTCGACGGCACGGTCACCGTGCTGAAGGCCGAGACCAAGGTCCTGGCCGGCGAGGTCGTCGACGGCACGTTCATGGACGTCGCCGCGCTGCGCCGCTTCCTGACCGAGCAGATCGCCCGCGCCAAGGCCGACGGTGTGCTGTTCTCCGCCCACCTCAAGGCGACGATGATGAAGGTCAGCGACCCGATCATCTTCGGCCACGTCGTGCAGGCGTTCTTCCCGACGCTCTTCGACCAGTACGGCGAGCAGCTCAAGGCCGCGGGCATCAGCCCCAACGACGGCCTGGGCGCGCTGCTCGCGGCGGCCGACTCGCTGCCCGAGGGCGAGGCGATCCGCGCCGCGGTGACCCAGGGCCTGGCCGAGGGCCCAGCCATCGCGATGGTCGACTCCGACAAGGGCATCACCAACCTGCACGTGCCGAGCGACGTGATCATCGACGCCTCGATGCCGGCGATGATCCGCCAGTCGGGCCACATGTGGGGCCCCGACGGCGAGGAGGCCGACACCCTCGCGGTGATCCCCGACTCGTCCTACGCCGGCGTCTACCAGACGGTGCTCGACGACTGCCGCGCCCACGGCGCCTTCGACCCGGCCACGATGGGCTCGGTGCCCAACGTCGGGCTGATGGCCAAGGCGGCCGAGGAGTACGGCTCGCACGACAAGACCTTCGAGGTGCCGGCCGCCGGCACCGTCCGGGTCGTCGCGAGCAACGGCGACGTCCTGATCGAGCACGACGTGCAGCCCGGCGACATCTGGCGGGCCTGCCAGACCAAGGACGCCCCCATCCGTGACTGGGTCAAGCTCGCCGTCACCCGGGCCCGCGCCAGCGGCACCCCGGCCGTCTTCTGGCTCGACGCCAACCGCGCCCACGACGCCAACCTGATCGCCAAGGTCGAGGCCTACCTGCCCGAGCACGACACCGACGGCCTGACCATCGAGATCATGCCCCCGGCCGAGGCGACGGCGTACTCCCTCGAGCGGATCCGCAAGGGCGAGGACACCATCTCGGTCACCGGCAACGTGCTGCGCGACTACAACACCGACCTGTTCCCGATCCTCGAGCTCGGCACGTCGGCCAAGATGCTGTCGATCGTGCCCCTGATGAACGGCGGTGGGCTGTTCGAGACCGGTGCCGGCGGCTCGGCGCCCAAGCACGTGCAGCAGCTGGTCAAGGAGAACTACCTGCGCTGGGACAGCCTGGGTGAGTTCTTCGCCCTGGCCGCCTCCTTCGACCACCTGTCCGACTACGCCGGCAACAAGGGCGCCAAGGTGCTCGGCGAGACCCTCGACAAGGCGACCGGCACGTTCCTCGAGAACGACAAGTCGCCCACCCGTCGGATCGGCGGCATCGACAACCGCGGCTCGCACTTCTACCTCGGCCTCTACTGGGCCCAGGAGATCGCGGCCCAGACCGACGACACCGACCTCGCCGCGGTGTTCAAGCCGTTCGCCGAGCGGCTGGCCGCGGCCGAGGACACGATCGTCGCCGAGCTCAACGCCGTCCAGGGCAGTCCCGCCGACATCGGCGGCTACTACCGCCCCGATGAGGCCAAGGCCGAGCAGGTCATGCGTCCCTCGGCCACGCTCAACGAGGCGCTCGCGGCCTTCTGA
- a CDS encoding aquaporin, whose amino-acid sequence MEATPPTTVHKLAGEAIGTLILVVAACASTIGTTGVNPAAAGFALVALTYAFGRFAGGHFNPAVTLGSILAGRTAWSEGGKLIGAQFVGGLVGGLLLLIFAFGNDGFEAFDTPLGTNGWGDDGTGYALWAALLLTLVVTMFFVLIWLALTDVRNEIVTFAPLAIGLALVAALTATSAATGGTVNPAQSLGTAVFSGSDPLIQVWVFLIGTILGGVAAGFAYPALFGADRDKVPGSGLDFGGPKAPQQNFGPGGYQQQWNQPGGYQQPGGYQQPGQPGQPDQFAQPQSGGYSAPAAQAATPQPAAEPPIIQDGWQWDPQAQQWIPAQQQAPQQSWPNPASGEQTQVRPNDGV is encoded by the coding sequence ATGGAAGCAACCCCACCCACCACCGTCCACAAGCTCGCCGGCGAGGCGATCGGCACGCTGATCCTCGTGGTCGCCGCCTGCGCGAGCACGATCGGGACCACCGGCGTCAACCCGGCCGCTGCCGGCTTCGCGCTCGTCGCCCTGACCTACGCGTTCGGGCGGTTCGCGGGCGGTCACTTCAACCCGGCCGTCACGCTCGGCTCGATCCTCGCCGGCCGCACCGCGTGGTCCGAGGGCGGCAAGCTCATCGGCGCCCAGTTCGTCGGTGGCCTCGTGGGCGGGCTGCTCCTGCTGATCTTCGCCTTCGGCAACGACGGCTTCGAGGCCTTCGACACCCCCCTGGGCACCAACGGCTGGGGAGACGACGGCACCGGCTACGCCCTGTGGGCAGCGCTCCTGCTGACCCTCGTGGTGACCATGTTCTTCGTCCTCATCTGGCTCGCCCTCACCGACGTGCGCAACGAGATCGTCACGTTCGCCCCGCTCGCGATCGGCCTGGCGCTCGTCGCCGCCCTGACCGCGACCTCGGCCGCCACCGGCGGCACGGTCAACCCCGCGCAGTCGCTGGGCACCGCGGTGTTCTCCGGGTCCGACCCGCTGATCCAGGTGTGGGTCTTCCTGATCGGCACGATCCTCGGTGGCGTCGCTGCCGGTTTCGCCTACCCCGCGCTCTTCGGCGCCGACCGCGACAAGGTGCCCGGCTCGGGCCTCGACTTCGGCGGCCCCAAGGCCCCGCAGCAGAACTTCGGCCCCGGCGGCTACCAGCAGCAGTGGAACCAGCCCGGCGGCTACCAGCAGCCCGGCGGCTACCAGCAGCCCGGTCAGCCCGGTCAGCCCGACCAGTTCGCCCAGCCGCAGTCCGGCGGCTACTCCGCGCCGGCCGCTCAGGCGGCGACGCCCCAGCCGGCCGCCGAGCCGCCGATCATCCAGGACGGGTGGCAGTGGGACCCGCAGGCCCAGCAGTGGATCCCCGCCCAGCAGCAGGCGCCGCAGCAGTCGTGGCCCAACCCGGCCAGCGGTGAGCAGACGCAGGTCCGCCCCAACGACGGAGTCTGA
- a CDS encoding malate dehydrogenase produces the protein MSSAPLKVAVTGAAGQIGYSLLFRLASGALTNGRPIELRLLEITPALKALEGVVMELDDCAFPSLAGVEIGDDAEKIFDGVNLALLVGARPRGPGMERGDLLSANGAIFTAQGKALNAVAADDVRIGVTGNPANTNALIAHKNAPDIPAERFSALTRLDHNRAISQLAAKTGAPVTDITKMTIWGNHSATQYPDLFHAEVAGKNAAETVGDQDWLENTFIPTVAKRGAAIIEARGSSSAASAASATVDAARDWLFGSAEGDWVSMAVVSDGSYGVPEGLVSSFPVTTKDGDWSIVQGLDIDDFSRARIDASVAELADERDAVTELGLI, from the coding sequence GTGAGCTCTGCTCCGTTGAAGGTCGCCGTCACCGGCGCCGCCGGCCAGATCGGCTACAGCCTGCTCTTCCGTCTCGCGAGCGGCGCGCTCACGAACGGCCGTCCGATCGAGCTGCGACTGCTCGAGATCACCCCGGCCCTCAAGGCGCTCGAGGGGGTCGTGATGGAGCTCGACGACTGCGCCTTCCCGAGCCTCGCGGGTGTCGAGATCGGTGACGACGCCGAGAAGATCTTCGACGGCGTCAACCTCGCCCTGCTGGTCGGCGCGCGCCCGCGCGGCCCGGGCATGGAGCGCGGCGACCTGCTCTCGGCCAACGGGGCGATCTTCACCGCGCAGGGCAAGGCCCTCAACGCGGTCGCGGCCGACGACGTCCGCATCGGGGTCACCGGCAACCCGGCCAACACCAACGCCCTGATCGCCCACAAGAACGCCCCCGACATCCCGGCCGAGCGGTTCTCGGCGCTGACCCGCCTCGACCACAACCGGGCGATCTCGCAGCTCGCCGCCAAGACCGGCGCCCCCGTCACCGACATCACCAAGATGACGATCTGGGGCAACCACTCCGCCACCCAGTACCCCGACCTGTTCCACGCCGAGGTCGCCGGCAAGAACGCCGCCGAGACCGTGGGCGACCAGGACTGGCTCGAGAACACCTTCATCCCGACGGTCGCCAAGCGCGGCGCCGCGATCATCGAGGCGCGTGGCTCCTCCTCGGCCGCGTCGGCCGCCTCGGCCACCGTCGACGCCGCCCGCGACTGGCTCTTCGGCTCGGCCGAGGGCGACTGGGTCTCGATGGCGGTCGTGTCCGACGGTTCCTACGGCGTCCCCGAGGGTCTCGTGTCCTCGTTCCCCGTCACCACCAAGGACGGCGACTGGTCGATCGTCCAGGGCCTCGACATCGACGACTTCTCGCGCGCCCGCATCGACGCCTCGGTCGCCGAGCTCGCCGACGAGCGCGACGCGGTCACCGAGCTCGGCCTCATCTAG
- a CDS encoding DUF3017 domain-containing protein: protein MTDPVEPAAVPEPIDEAVAPRRRRRLWPERIGGVFYLGVLAASGTAFLVIVLGDWRVGVRVLASALIAAGVLRLVLRQDDAGMLAVRRRSIDVLLLLVVGTSLWWLAGSIPDQP, encoded by the coding sequence GTGACCGACCCCGTGGAGCCCGCCGCCGTGCCGGAGCCGATCGACGAGGCCGTCGCGCCCCGTCGGCGCCGACGGCTCTGGCCCGAGCGCATCGGTGGCGTCTTCTACCTCGGCGTCCTGGCCGCCTCCGGCACCGCGTTCCTGGTGATCGTGCTCGGCGACTGGCGCGTCGGCGTCCGGGTGCTGGCCTCGGCGTTGATCGCGGCCGGCGTGCTCCGCCTGGTCCTGCGACAGGACGACGCCGGCATGCTCGCCGTACGCCGCCGCTCGATCGACGTGCTGCTCCTGCTGGTCGTGGGGACGTCGCTGTGGTGGCTGGCCGGGTCGATCCCCGACCAGCCCTGA
- a CDS encoding bifunctional methylenetetrahydrofolate dehydrogenase/methenyltetrahydrofolate cyclohydrolase produces MTAQRLDGTATLKTIKAELTERVALLREKGVVPGLGTVLVGDDPGSHWYVGAKHKDCAEIGIESLRVDLPATATQAEVEAEIDRLNADPSCTGFLVQQPTGLDEFRLLSRVDPDKDVDGLHPVNLGKLVLGEAGPLPCTPIGCIELLRRHGVELDGAHVVVVGRGLTVGRPLGLLLTRRSENATTTLCHTGTRDLAAHVREADVVVAAAGVPGLVTADMVKPGAALLDVGVSRVDGKIAGDLAPDVWDVAGWVSPNPGGVGPMTRAMLLTNIVARAERALEDAAS; encoded by the coding sequence GTGACTGCGCAGAGGCTCGACGGCACCGCCACCCTCAAGACCATCAAGGCCGAGCTCACCGAGCGGGTCGCCCTGCTGCGTGAGAAGGGCGTCGTGCCCGGGCTCGGCACCGTCCTGGTCGGCGACGACCCCGGCTCCCACTGGTACGTCGGCGCCAAGCACAAGGACTGCGCCGAGATCGGCATCGAGTCCCTGCGGGTCGACCTGCCGGCCACCGCGACCCAGGCCGAGGTCGAGGCCGAGATCGACCGGCTCAACGCCGACCCGTCGTGCACCGGCTTCCTGGTCCAGCAGCCCACCGGTCTCGACGAGTTCCGGCTGCTCTCGCGCGTCGACCCCGACAAGGACGTCGACGGTCTGCACCCGGTCAACCTCGGCAAGCTCGTCCTGGGCGAGGCCGGCCCGCTGCCGTGCACGCCCATCGGGTGCATCGAGCTGCTGCGCCGCCACGGGGTCGAGCTCGACGGCGCCCACGTCGTGGTCGTCGGACGCGGGCTCACCGTCGGCCGGCCGCTCGGCCTGCTGCTGACCCGCCGGTCCGAGAACGCCACCACCACCCTGTGCCACACCGGCACCCGCGACCTGGCCGCCCACGTCCGTGAGGCCGACGTCGTCGTCGCAGCCGCCGGCGTACCCGGCCTGGTCACTGCCGACATGGTCAAGCCCGGGGCCGCGCTGCTCGACGTCGGTGTCTCGCGCGTCGACGGCAAGATCGCCGGCGACCTGGCCCCCGACGTCTGGGACGTCGCCGGCTGGGTCTCGCCCAACCCCGGCGGCGTCGGCCCGATGACCCGCGCGATGCTGCTGACCAACATCGTCGCCCGCGCCGAGCGGGCTCTCGAGGACGCGGCGTCCTGA
- a CDS encoding MFS transporter, which yields MGVLSNVLPKSKLERDLALQCVLSAFATGSFLTGTAVFFTQIVGLSGAQVGLGMSVAAAVSLALSIPLGRLTDVVGAKRLWVVASLLEAGLYLIWPLIGSFAAFVAMLAVLACVETAARSAREVYRIAVFPRETRVRAMAYMRAARNVGYTLGAAAGGIALGVGSREAIIGVPLLTGGLLVLNAVMVSFLPTITRPPKAHGDLELAGGAALRNPGFVVLSLCNGVLQSNQVLLNVVVPLWLVERTDAPHQLLAWLFGTNTVLAVCLQVRASRGSETVAGALRAVRWSGWAFVLSCLVISITHETVGWVSIALIWVGHVTITGAELWQSAASWGFASELSDHRRLGDYQGVWGMGGQVESIIFPALFTFLALEWGPPGWAVIAVIAVTAAVVSHPAARAAERHLVKVGAPVGV from the coding sequence GTGGGTGTGTTGAGCAACGTGCTGCCGAAGTCCAAGCTCGAGCGCGACCTGGCCCTCCAGTGCGTGCTGTCGGCGTTCGCGACCGGGTCGTTCCTCACCGGGACGGCGGTGTTCTTCACCCAGATCGTGGGGCTCAGCGGCGCCCAGGTGGGCCTCGGCATGTCGGTGGCGGCGGCCGTCAGTCTCGCGCTGTCGATCCCGCTCGGTCGGCTCACCGACGTCGTGGGCGCCAAGCGGCTCTGGGTCGTCGCCTCGCTGCTCGAGGCGGGGCTCTACCTGATCTGGCCGCTGATCGGCTCCTTCGCAGCGTTCGTGGCCATGCTGGCGGTGCTGGCCTGCGTCGAGACCGCGGCGCGCTCGGCGCGCGAGGTCTATCGGATCGCGGTGTTCCCGCGGGAGACCCGGGTCCGGGCGATGGCCTACATGCGCGCCGCCCGCAACGTCGGCTACACGCTCGGGGCGGCCGCCGGCGGCATCGCCCTGGGCGTCGGCAGCCGCGAGGCGATCATCGGCGTCCCCCTGCTCACCGGCGGTCTGCTCGTGCTCAACGCGGTGATGGTCTCGTTCCTGCCGACCATCACCCGGCCACCCAAGGCGCACGGCGACCTCGAGCTGGCCGGGGGAGCGGCGCTGCGCAACCCGGGCTTCGTGGTGCTGTCGCTGTGCAACGGCGTGCTGCAGTCCAACCAGGTGCTGCTCAACGTCGTGGTCCCGCTGTGGCTCGTCGAGCGCACCGACGCCCCGCACCAGCTGCTCGCCTGGCTGTTCGGCACCAACACCGTGCTGGCGGTCTGCCTGCAGGTGCGCGCGTCGCGCGGCTCCGAGACGGTCGCCGGGGCGCTGCGGGCGGTGCGCTGGTCGGGCTGGGCGTTCGTGCTGTCCTGCCTGGTCATCAGCATCACCCACGAGACCGTCGGCTGGGTCTCGATCGCGCTGATCTGGGTCGGCCACGTCACCATCACCGGCGCCGAGCTGTGGCAGTCCGCCGCCAGCTGGGGGTTCGCCTCGGAGCTCTCCGACCACCGCCGCCTCGGCGACTACCAGGGCGTGTGGGGCATGGGCGGTCAGGTCGAGTCGATCATCTTCCCGGCGCTGTTCACCTTCCTCGCCCTGGAGTGGGGCCCGCCCGGGTGGGCCGTGATCGCGGTCATCGCCGTGACCGCCGCCGTCGTCTCCCACCCCGCTGCCCGCGCCGCCGAGCGCCACCTCGTCAAGGTCGGAGCGCCGGTCGGGGTGTGA